One Festucalex cinctus isolate MCC-2025b chromosome 1, RoL_Fcin_1.0, whole genome shotgun sequence genomic region harbors:
- the setd9 gene encoding SET domain-containing protein 9, with protein MLRKVLERFRLKWKSYRHRFLPWIILNISKNEKTLRQVKGRCEDKLVADEEVSRNLLQLFRVLHSANRRVELGNFHSQVTGDNRRFLHDAMFQSLGFCIDRKPSTLPYAGTGVFVTRGVVHKGATVAMYPGTIYQAYEPILLQSIRNPFVFRCIDGVLIDGNDKGISKMVYKSCSGRDRIGPFVTSDTTWLTVTPQNPLAVGQYVNNCSNERPANVCYQEYDVPDTFPMEFRRYLPNVNYNPHSQRPLRCVVLVSLRDITAGEELFSNYYTFVH; from the coding sequence ATGTTAAGAAAAGTACTGGAGAGATTTCGTCTCAAGTGGAAGTCATACCGACACCGATTTTTGCCTTGGATTATCCtaaatatttctaaaaatgAGAAAACACTTCGACAAGTTAAAGGGCGCTGTGAGGACAAGTTGGTCGCCGACGAAGAGGTGTCACGGAACCTCCTGCAGCTCTTCCGAGTTCTCCACAGTGCGAATCGTCGTGTGGAGCTCGGTAACTTCCACAGCCAGGTAACAGGTGACAACCGGCGGTTCCTACATGATGCCATGTTTCAATCACTTGGATTTTGCATCGACCGGAAGCCCAGCACACTTCCTTATGCAGGAACTGGGGTGTTTGTCACCAGGGGGGTGGTACATAAAGGAGCAACAGTTGCCATGTATCCTGGCACCATCTACCAAGCTTATGAGCCTATTCTGCTCCAATCCATCAGAAACCCATTTGTCTTTAGATGCATAGATGGTGTCTTGATTGATGGAAATGACAAAGGGATCTCCAAGATGGTGTACAAATCATGCAGTGGCAGAGACCGAATTGGCCCTTTTGTGACGAGTGATACCACCTGGCTGACAGTCACTCCACAGAATCCACTGGCCGTGGGTCAGTATGTGAACAACTGCTCCAATGAGAGGCCCGCCAATGTGTGCTACCAGGAATATGACGTTCCTGACACTTTCCCCATGGAGTTTCGCCGCTATCTTCCCAATGTCAACTACAACCCACACTCACAGAGACCTCTTCGCTGTGTGGTCCTTGTATCACTCAGAGACATTACAGCAGGAGAGGAGCTATTTTCCAACTACTACACTTTTGTGCACTAG
- the eif4a2 gene encoding eukaryotic initiation factor 4A-II, which translates to MSNDCADYNSDHVGPDGMEPDGVIESNWNDITDNFDDMNLKETLLRGIYAYGFEKPSAIQQRAIIPCIKGYDVIAQAQSGTGKTATFAISILQQLDIEQKETQALVLAPTRELAQQIQKVILALGDYMGATCHACIGGTNLRSEIQKLQAESPHIVVGTPGRVYDMLNRRHLSSKWIKMFVLDEADEMLSRGFKDQIYEIFQKLSTNIQVVLLSATMPTDVLEVTKKFMRDPIRILVKKEELTLEGIKQFYINVEREEWKLDTLCDLYETLTITQAVIFLNTRRKVDWLTEKMHARDFTVSALHGDMDQKERDVIMREFRSGSSRVLITTDLLARGIDVQQVSLVINYDLPTNRENYIHRIGRGGRFGRKGVAINFVTEEDKRILRDIETFYNTTVEEMPMNVADLI; encoded by the exons ATGTCTAACGATTGTGCTGATTACaacag cGACCATGTGGGGCCAGATGGAATGGAGCCAGATGGTGTCATCGAG AGCAACTGGAATGACATTACGGACAACTTTGATGACATGAACCTGAAGGAGACGCTTCTCCGGGGAATTTATGCATATGGTTTTGAGAAGCCTTCGGCCATTCAACAGAGGGCTATAATCCCTTGCATTAAAG GCTATGATGTCATTGCCCAAGCCCAGTCAGGCACTGGCAAGACGGCCACATTTGCCATCTCTATCTTGCAGCAGCTGGACATAGAGCAGAAGGAGACTCAGGCTCTGGTGTTGGCTCCCACCAGAGAGCTGGCTCAGCAG ATCCAGAAGGTCATTCTGGCTCTTGGCGACTACATGGGGGCAACCTGCCACGCCTGTATTGGAGGGACCAATCTCCGCAGCGAGATCCAGAAGCTTCAGGCTGAGTCCCCGCATATAGTTGTGGGCACACCTGGTCGCGTGTATGACATGCTCAACAGGAGACATCTGT CATCAAAATGGATCAAGATGTTTGTTCTGGATGAAGCTGATGAGATGTTGAGTCGAGGTTTCAAAGATCAGATCTATGAGATCTTCCAGAAACTGAGTACAAACATTCAG GTTGTCCTGCTCTCTGCCACCATGCCTACAGATGTGCTGGAGGTGACTAAGAAGTTCATGCGGGACCCCATCCGCATCTTGGTGAAGAAGGAAGAGCTTACCCTCGAGGGCATTAAGCAGTTCTACATAAATGTGGAGCGGGAG GAGTGGAAGCTGGACACCCTGTGTGACCTCTACGAAACTCTGACCATCACACAGGCTGTGATCTTCCTCAACACTAGAAGAAAAGTGGACTGGCTGACTGAGAAGATGCATGCGAGAGACTTCACAGTTTCTGCTCTG CATGGTGATATGGACCAGAAGGAGCGTGATGTCATTATGAGAGAGTTTCGGTCTGGCTCAAGCAGGGTGTTGATCACTACTGATCTACTG GCTCGTGGAATCGATGTGCAGCAAGTGTCCCTGGTCATCAACTATGACCTTCCTACAAACAGAGAGAACTACATTCACAG AATTGGCCGTGGTGGGCGCTTTGGCAGAAAGGGAGTTGCTATTAACTTTGTCACCGAAGAGGACAAGAGGATTCTGCGTGACATTGAGACGTTTTACAATACCACGGTGGAGGAGATGCCCATGAACGTGGCAGACCTCATTTGA
- the LOC144005424 gene encoding lactosylceramide 1,3-N-acetyl-beta-D-glucosaminyltransferase A-like, with protein MLWRCRRLCKTQCVRLIATCLVLSALVVWWDNSMVNHFKSYSYRLLVNRFSYINKSLTITREQARSFSNFRNLLDHPDKCAGRDVLLLLFVKTSPANTARRQAIRSTWGNESFILDSLGVTVKVVFALGAPRGLNGTDATIQRRLFLEDRRHGDLIQQDFWDSFHNLTLKLIMQFHWMHRCCAHARFLMTADDDVFVHIPNLVAYLQDARDRGLTDLWVGRVHRGAPPNRSKDSKYYVPLEMYQWISYPDYTPGAGYVVSGDVANKIYHATLTLNASLYIDDVFMGICAKAVGVSPQEHLYFSGEGKAPDHLCIYNQMITSHGHVEDLQGLWKAATHPRVKERTSGLFGKLYCTAVKISLLCRYHLNGYPCIAAFY; from the coding sequence ATGCTTTGGCGATGCCGCCGCTTATGTAAGACGCAGTGCGTCCGGCTGATCGCCACCTGTCTGGTGCTGTCGGCGCTCGTGGTTTGGTGGGACAACAGCATGGTGAACCACTTCAAGTCCTACTCGTACCGCCTCCTGGTGAACCGCTTCAGCTACATCAACAAGAGCCTCACCATCACGCGGGAGCAGGCCAGGAGCTTCAGCAACTTCCGCAACCTGCTGGACCACCCGGACAAATGCGCCGGCCGGGACGTCCTCCTCCTGCTCTTTGTCAAAACGTCCCCGGCGAACACCGCCAGGCGCCAGGCCATTCGATCCACTTGGGGGAACGAGAGCTTCATCTTGGACTCGCTGGGAGTGACGGTTAAGGTGGTGTTCGCCTTAGGAGCGCCCCGGGGACTCAACGGCACGGACGCAACCATTCAAAGGCGGCTCTTCCTTGAAGACCGTCGCCACGGCGATTTGATCCAACAGGACTTTTGGGACTCGTTCCACAACTTAACCCTGAAGCTGATCATGCAGTTCCATTGGATGCACCGGTGCTGCGCTCACGCGCGCTTCCTCATGACGGCCGACGATGACGTCTTTGTTCACATTCCCAACTTGGTGGCGTACCTGCAGGACGCCAGAGACCGGGGCCTCACCGACTTGTGGGTGGGCCGGGTCCACAGGGGCGCGCCGCCAAACCGTAGCAAGGACAGTAAGTACTATGTACCTCTGGAGATGTACCAGTGGATCTCGTACCCGGACTACACGCCCGGGGCGGGCTACGTGGTGTCCGGTGACGTGGCTAACAAGATCTACCACGCCACTCTGACACTGAATGCCTCGCTTTACATAGATGATGTGTTCATGGGCATCTGTGCCAAGGCAGTTGGCGTGTCGCCGCAGGAGCATTTGTATTTCTCGGGGGAGGGAAAGGCGCCTGACCATCTATGCATCTATAACCAGATGATTACCTCCCACGGCCACGTGGAGGACCTCCAAGGGCTGTGGAAGGCGGCCACACACCCGCGGGTGAAAGAGCGGACGTCCGGACTCTTCGGCAAGCTGTACTGCACAGCCGTCAAGATCTCTCTGCTTTGTCGATACCATCTCAACGGCTACCCTTGCATCGCCGCTTTTTATTGA
- the LOC144005453 gene encoding F-box-like/WD repeat-containing protein TBL1XR1 encodes MSISSDEVNFLVYRYLQESGFSHSAFTFGIESHISQSNINGALVPPAALISIIQKGLQYVEAEVSINEDGTLFDGRPIESLSLIDAVMPDVVQTRQQAYRDKLAQQQQQQAAAGSGSGTGPQGSAKNGEGAANGEENGSHALANHHSEIMEVDRDVEIPQSKAMVLRGHESEVFICAWNPVNDLLASGSGDSTARIWNLSENSSGGSTQLVLRHCIREGGQDVPSNKDVTSLDWNSEGTLLATGSYDGFARIWTKDGNLASTLGQHKGPIFALKWNKKGNFILSAGVDKTTIIWDAHTGEAKQQFPFHSAPALDVDWQSNNTFASCSTDMCIHVCKLGQDRPVKTFQGHTNEVNAIKWDPTGSLLASCSDDMTLKIWSMKQDMCVHDLQAHSKEIYTIKWSPTGPGTNNPNANLMLASASFDSTVRLWDVERGVCIHTLTRHQEPVYSVAFSPDGRHLASGSFDKCVHIWNTQTGALVHSYRGTGGIFEVCWNATGDKVGASASDGSVCVLDLRK; translated from the exons GATTCTCGCACTcagcattcacctttggcataGAGAGCCATATCAGCCAGTCCAACATCAATGGCGCCCTGGTGCCCCCTGCTGCCCTCATCTCGATCATCCAGAAGGGCCTGCAGTACGTGGAGGCTGAAGTCAGCATCAATGAA gATGGGACCCTCTTTGACGGGCGCCCCATTGAGTCGCTGTCTCTGATCGACGCAGTGATGCCCGACGTAGTCCAAACCAGGCAGCAGGCCTACAGGGACAAGTTggcccagcagcagcagcagcaggcggcAGCAGGCAGTGGCAGCGGCACCGGGCCCCAGGGAAGCGCCAAAAACGGAGAAGGTGCAGCCAATGGGGAAGAAAATGGATCCCATGCCTTAGCCA ATCACCACTCAGAGATTATGGAGGTGGATCGTGATGTAGAAATACCCCAGAGTAAAGCCATGGTCCTCAGGGGTCACGAATCGGAAGTTTTTATCTGTGCCTGGAATCCAGTCAACGACCTGCTGGCATCTGG GTCTGGAGATTCGACGGCTCGAATCTGGAACCTGAGTGAGAACAGCTCAGGTGGGTCCACCCAGCTGGTTCTGAGGCACTGCATACGAGAAGGAGGCCAGGACGTACCGAGCAACAAAGATGTCACCTCACTAGACTGGAAT AGTGAGGGCACGCTCTTAGCAACAGGGTCCTATGATGGCTTTGCTAGAATATGGACAAAAGACG GTAACTTGGCCAGTACTTTGGGTCAGCACAAAGGTCCCATATTTGCACTCAAGTGGAATAAGAAAGGAAACTTCATCCTGAGCGCTGGGGTAGACAAG ACCACAATTATATGGGACGCTCACACAGGAGAGGCGAAGCAGCAGTTTCCCTTCCACTCAG CGCCTGCTCTAGATGTTGACTGGCAAAGCAACAACACGTTTGCCTCCTGCAGTACGGACATGTGCATTCATGTCTGCAAACTGGGTCAGGACCGACCTGTCAAGACCTTCCAGGGACACACG AATGAGGTCAACGCCATCAAGTGGGACCCCACTGGCAGTTTGCTGGCCTCCTGTTCCGATGACATGACTCTGAAG ATATGGAGTATGAAGCAGGACATGTGTGTCCATGACCTCCAAGCCCACAGTAAAGAAATTTACACCATCAAGTGGAGCCCTACAGGCCCTGGGACCAACAACCCCAATGCCAACCTGATGCTGGCCAG TGCATCGTTTGATTCGACGGTGCGTCTGTGGGACGTGGAGCGCGGGGTGTGCATCCACACGCTGACCCGCCACCAGGAGCCTGTGTACAGCGTGGCCTTCAGTCCTGACGGCAGACATTTAGCCAGCGGCTCCTTCGACAAGTGTGTCCACATCTGGAACACTCAG ACCGGTGCTTTAGTCCACAGCTACAGAGGGACAGGAGGGATCTTCGAGGTGTGTTGGAACGCCACCGGGGACAAAGTAGGAGCAAGCGCATCTGATGGATCT GTTTGCGTATTAGACCTGAGGAAATGA